The Prosthecobacter vanneervenii genome has a segment encoding these proteins:
- a CDS encoding type II toxin-antitoxin system prevent-host-death family antitoxin, whose translation MRTDRVTPLKRKATEIIAGLDSAQDSVLITQHGNPAAYLMTIETLDTLNRRVGIQQGIVRGERAIEEGRIVTHAEAKKRLLR comes from the coding sequence ATGCGAACGGACCGTGTCACGCCCCTCAAGCGCAAGGCCACCGAAATCATTGCTGGTCTGGATTCCGCGCAAGATTCGGTGCTCATCACTCAGCATGGCAATCCGGCTGCTTATCTGATGACCATTGAGACGTTAGATACGCTCAACCGGCGGGTTGGTATTCAGCAAGGCATTGTGCGCGGTGAGCGCGCCATTGAAGAAGGGAGGATTGTCACCCATGCCGAAGCTAAGAAACGTTTATTACGATGA
- a CDS encoding VOC family protein produces the protein MKQITLNLVVLRSTDLERARSFYECLGLHFIQHRHGSGPEHLSAELGGCVFELYPQAGDGPSTRGTRIGFRLPSLDAVIEALGAFSTSVISPPQDSPWGRRAVVVDPDGHRVELVEV, from the coding sequence ATGAAACAGATCACGCTCAATCTCGTCGTCCTGCGTTCCACCGACTTGGAGCGTGCGCGAAGTTTTTACGAATGCCTGGGCCTGCATTTCATCCAGCATCGGCATGGCAGTGGGCCGGAACATTTGTCCGCTGAGCTTGGTGGCTGTGTCTTCGAGCTTTATCCGCAAGCAGGCGACGGGCCTTCAACACGCGGCACTCGCATTGGCTTCCGCTTGCCATCGCTTGATGCCGTGATCGAAGCTCTTGGTGCTTTCTCCACCTCCGTCATCTCTCCGCCCCAGGACTCCCCCTGGGGCCGTCGTGCGGTTGTGGTGGATCCGGATGGGCATCGGGTGGAGCTCGTGGAGGTTTGA